Genomic DNA from Lactuca sativa cultivar Salinas chromosome 8, Lsat_Salinas_v11, whole genome shotgun sequence:
ttagacttatccaagtgggagactgttgaattaggtgtctaagctcataactataattggtatgcactttccccaagagtagcatggtccatttgggttgccttcaccagagcaatttgatatgatggacttatgagaagaggttatttatgatttgttaatatattataagttttaatatattaatatgaaatcatgttatttaattattattgatcaagaattaatttagtgataataagagactaattaaatatacggggattgattaagtaaatcaatgaaaCTTATAGTGTGGGTCAATGGtctatggttatttaggatgggctaaaccaacatggatagtccatggaggtttaaaccttggagcctaagtaatatgatgGGTCgtgtgaattagggtttgtatggaTGTAACCTTagactttgccacactataaaaggaacccataGTCACCAAAATCGCCCCCATACATTCTAAGAAGAGTGATAACCGATTTTGTGTGCTAAGTAGCCTCACTCTCaagtcctcctttgttcatggtgtttgtgaaccatttgaggcatcacatttgaggtgctaagttcttaaaggcaaaaaactacaagctacaacaaagaggtaattctataactcaattatatgttgtttatgtcagttgtatgctagttgtaggcttcatgctttggaaacaatattgcatgtataattagagaaaaaacatagatccaaagtatttagggttgtatctgtatcataggatgttgtagtataaaAAACCCAACATGAAGTTCCTTAACTCCAAGAATCCAAACTATGGGACCAAAAGATGACATTTTCCACCCGAAAACTAGATCTAGGTCAAggtttaaactttataccttcaatggCTCAGAAATTGTGCCAAAattatggatctacaagctcttcccACGTCCTTGCTTCTTCTCTAACTTTCGTCTTCTTCAAAAGCTCTAACGAACACCAACAATCACTCAAGAAGCTCACAAATGCACAAAGGTAGCTTAGGGTTCAAGATTTGCACTTCATGGACAATAGAGGCTGAAAAGGTAATGGGCTTGAGggacttaaggtctttaaatagagtGCATATCCTAAAAACAAGGGTTTGCTTCAGACATGCGTACGCCATGCGTACACCACGTAAGCCTAGCGTACGTGGTTAATGATCCACGGCCAAGTTgtggctagtacgctaagcgtacctaataagtacgcctaacgtactaacCAATGGACTATTATGCAAGGAATTTTCACTCAAGGGACCAAAAAAGAACTTACCAAAAAACttggatgatatatatatatatatatatatatatatatatatatatatatatatatatatatatatatatatatatataaattaaaatgaaatttttggttgtaCTATTTATTAGATTTTGGATGTATATATTAATAAAGACACACTAACTATGAGGATGGATaacttttatattttcttttatatatatatatatatatatatatatatatatatatatatatatatatatatatatatatatattatgtggatGGACAATTATTGTGCGAACGTGTAAACAGTGTTATTCTATGAGGATGTATAACTTTTAtagtttcttatatatatatatatatatatatatatatatatatatatatatatatatatatatatatatatgtgtgtgtgtgtgtgtgtgtgtgtgtgtgtgtgtgtgtgtgtgtgtgtgtgtggatggACAACTATGTGCGAACATGTAAACAgtgttattctatgagaattaataaaagaataggtttttagtaatgtgaatacgttcaaccttacacaACTATTGTCATTTTCATGTATTCTCACTAATTCTTCTTCATTTCTGTTCTCACATATTGTTTTtcacttattttcattcttacaaAACGACTCAATAAACACTCTGACTTTAtgtgaataataaaaaaaaatctataataacCTCATAGACGAATTAATTAGTGTAAATACAtaataatgacaatagttatgtaagattgaacataTTCACATCATCAAACAACATACTTTTTGTTTGTCATTCTTAGAAGATAGCATTGTCTATATATCcgtataataatttatatttgaacctaactttctctctctcatatatatatatatatatatatatatatatatatatatatatatatatatatatatatatatatatatatatatatatatatatatatatataatgaaatttttgggtgtgcTATTTATTAGATTTTGGGTGTATAAATTAATAAAGACACTAATTATGAAGATCGATaacttttatattttcttttaggTCTCCCGACCTAATATGTAACTAAACTATTGTTTAAAGGACGACTTCAACCCCTTGGCCGAGGGAAGCATTTTCCAACTACTGATATTTTTAcgcatattttttttaaatggcaAACTCACTTTCTAGAATCCTACTCTCTGAACTACAACTTCGTACATCAAGGAATTTGATCCTTCAATCCCTTAAAATCCTTGAAGGGAGAGACACCTTTTCAAACCACTAAGCCAAATGCTCTTCTGTGCCACCTTAATTACATATTATTTTGTAAACATTCAGATTGACTGCTCAAATTTAATTTTCTAAGGCGACTCGTTGCGGGAAAATGATCAGTTTATGATGGTAGCGGCGGTACCGCTGAGATATTGTACAGTCGGCGAGTGGGATCAGTAGGTTCAACCAAAATTTGTTTGCCACGGGTTGATGAACCTGTGAATTACGATCGAATGCATGCATGCAATAGTAGTTGCATGTGAAAATCCAAAGCTTGCATTAATGGAGAGTTGTAGCCGATAGTGACAGTCTTGATGGAGGCGGTGAGAGAACCAAAGAATATGGAGCGGCGAAAAAAAGATTTAGGTTTAGGTTTTATCACAGTTCAAAAGGTTATATCAATTATAGTTTAAGTGTAAACATATTTGTTGATTTCTATCTTATTTTTTTAAAGCAAATACTATAAACATGTATAcacttaaaataaaaattaataatttatgttCGTTTTGTAATTCATTAAATAatatttgttttaattaaatgttgcttttaatattattttaaaatttttttgttttaagtttattttaaaaaaaaatttgatgttttattttgttttatatttttaattaatttaaataaaaaagtgATGTGGGAAGTAAGTTGAATGAGATGGAAAATATAAGGTTTTCATTCGTTGTGGGTTAAGCAAGATGAAAGAAATAGAAGATAGAAAAGTTAATGTGACAGTGGGTTGAGTGGGAAAGACTCGCTCCCGCCTAATCCTCAATACATCTCGCATGTAAGGGAAGAAGACTAATACCGATGATTTTTGTTCTAGAGAATTCATAAATTCTGGTTGAATATCTCTGTTTTTGACAGTTAGTGGTGAAATTTTAGGAGCTATCtgttttttcgaagcgaaaatgCATTAAATCTgtggaccacctctgcaaccctctgtAGGGAGACCAAACGGCTGTAACATATAATAAAAAATCCGTTTGTTTTTTAACCTCTACAGACTGTTGCAATATATTAAAGTAAAATGTGAAGATGTTTTAAGCAGAGTGTCAAGTATTGCGCCACAAGTAACAGTTATTTGGTTAGAAGCCTTCTGAAAAACAAAAAGCTACGAATGACCAAGTGTTGCATGTGTGCTGCACGACACAACAATAAGTAATGAGACGTggttttaaaaaaacaaacatcagCTTAGTAATTCATTCTCTGGCACTGAACACGCCAATAAATAAATATTCTACATACACGAGTGAGTTGGGGCAATCCTAATTACGTACAAGACCAACTGTTGTCAACTTATACCAATCATGTATATTTATTACTTATTCAATTGAACCACAAAATTTATATGTTTTCGAATGCTATATTAAGGAGAAATGCAACAGCTATCTAAACAGGAGAAACATATTCAAAACCATCACCAAGAGCTCTTCCCTGGTTGCTGCATGAGAAATTACAGCCGCTTGTCATTTGTCAACCACATATGCCACCTCCTTGTGTACACTTACTATTTTAGCAATGCTAGAAAATATCGTTTACTATAATTTGAATCATGTAATTTTGTTTATAACACATGCATTATATATCATCTTTccttatcgaaaaaaaaaacatagaaagtATGTACACTTTTGCAAGATAAATGATGTGTTTCATTTAGTCAAATCAACAAATTATATGATGAAATTATTGTAACCAATATTCTCCTCCAAGATGGATTTGCAAACGCAACATGCATGATTAGGGGCCTGCAAGTTATTTAATCAATAAACAATATTAGAATTGAAACCACTGGAAAAAATATTACAACTACAATTCATGTTTCATAATGctcaaaataagaaaataaaacatGTAAGAAGTTAACTAGAAGATAAAATCGTTccatattttatttgtttacttgttatgaattaatttaataaatataaatcAACTTAAATAAATTGCAAGTTACCCTTGGAAACATGTTCCTTAGCATCATGGAACACCTCTTCCGACCCACGTTGTTTCGCCACCTCATCTGCCCCGACTTTCTTTCCACTAGCATCATCGCCACCGTCTTCATCGGAATATCTAACAACCACCACCGGACAGACACAATGACGTACACAATAATCACTAACACTTCCAAGCCTCCCTTTGGCCTTCCGCTTCGAAGCTCCAAACCCTCGACTCCCCATTATCATGACGCTAAATCCAAGCCTCTCCACCTCCAAACAGAGCCTCTCTTTCAAATCATGATCCTTCACGATATGAATCTTGAACGGGATGTTTGCTTCCACCAATGGTTGCGAGAGAACGTTGGCTTTTGCGGTGGTGAAGTTATCAAAATCGTCTTCCAGCTTCTGCCGTGTTTCTTTGGATGCGTTTTCGGCATCCATTGCATGGCCCCAGTCAGCGCCGTAGAGGACGGAGGTGAGTTGGATATGGAGGAGGATGACGGCGTCACCTGGACGGAGGTAGTTTTGAACAGTCCATTGAACGGCGAAGGCGCTCTCATCACTGAGGTCTACGGCAATGGCAATACGACGTTGGGCGTTGGCGGTTGGCGTGCTGACTGGTGGTGGGTAACGTGGGGATGACGGTGGGTCTGCACGAACGGTGGACAATGGAGGAACCGGACGTTTCATTGGATGAATGAATCAATGACTTCTTTAATTACGTTTTTTGGGAATTAATGaacagagagaaagagagggttGAACAAGCTTTTGAGGAAATATTGGTTAAAATTGTTTGGCTGAAGAGAGTAAATACCACCGAGTTTAGAGGGCTGTGCATTCGTGTgatagagagagaagagaaaattaTGTAGATGAAAACCACGCATTGGTTATGCTTCTCGTTTGGTGTTTATAAATTATACATAGGGTTGATGTCTTCGGCCCAAGTTTGTCAAAAccccaactttttttttttttttttgcatattaaACTTTGGAGACGTTTTATTTTTTGCAATGTGGTTTGGTCCGTTACCAATAGTTTGGCATGGTTTCGTTAAGGTTGTAAAATTTAGTGGTGTTCAAAAAAATCGAAACCAAACCAAAAATCGAAAAAAAACCGAAAAATTGAACCATTTGAAAAACCGATGGTTTGGTACTTGTTTTTAGAAAAACCGATTTTTTAGATTCGGTTTCGATTTTCTATATCTAGAAAGCGAAAAAAATGAACGAACCGAAATACACAAATGATATTGTTCTATATATAAGTATCACATCATTAGTAAAGTaatccataaaataataaaaattaatattCTATGGCATAGGTGAAGTGTGAATATGATATGAGAGAGGTTAGAAGGTTAAAAGTCTAATAATATTCAAATCACATACATCTCATATCGATTGTATGATtcaaaaatgaatattttttatACTATAACATGAAGGAAAGTAGTTAACTCAATCATCCTACCATGATTATTTGTAAGTGGGAATACATATAAAAAATAGGCACCATCTTTTTTTATTCTTGTTAGCCTATATATTATTAGCC
This window encodes:
- the LOC111884888 gene encoding universal stress protein PHOS34, which encodes MKRPVPPLSTVRADPPSSPRYPPPVSTPTANAQRRIAIAVDLSDESAFAVQWTVQNYLRPGDAVILLHIQLTSVLYGADWGHAMDAENASKETRQKLEDDFDNFTTAKANVLSQPLVEANIPFKIHIVKDHDLKERLCLEVERLGFSVMIMGSRGFGASKRKAKGRLGSVSDYCVRHCVCPVVVVRYSDEDGGDDASGKKVGADEVAKQRGSEEVFHDAKEHVSKGP